The following proteins come from a genomic window of Pyxidicoccus sp. MSG2:
- a CDS encoding lantibiotic dehydratase: protein MKGWSLFPHLVVRTTGFPFDWLERLGCPESAAGARRLAAAQRALEALRAEGPRVKRPPRAVLAALKAGRPVDTEGLESPEVFAAWNARALAAREAEDAFTEALERESASVEAAMAALRREPRFLEAVASSSPPVAGDLLNGRDGARLRRQVASYLQRLCAKNETMGFFGPINYGGADAAAPTGVTLRWSGPEVLVGRNTFAASWLVQGLVRAIAFDPEVSAWLVLRRKAFAEVPARKTVPTPESVEELLPRLVELADGTRTLAGLASSLGVAPGLAREAARLGCDKGLLTHQLEVPAAVHHPVDDLAERVAGLPCPAARRHVASLSELLELMGRYGAADAAGKMALQASFAERARVTWGVVPPSERGPASESHNFYQDRLPLREECGGDLRVEVGGERARELATRLEPALAWMGEAARRTREAARGAVAGLVGARTVPFWKVVAAYADRPVPSDTSMADLLAGAISDASVRHVELGGVAAPSTPEDARTLPLVTSVDLLVGARDVEAWGRGEYELVMGDIHDTALVWGWALQFHEARGKVESGMVRALGALRRPMPLLTVLASRRTGLLPSEFPGPVVELGGVSARASAWRMPLDDLFVESDGKSARLVSKRLGSEVCLYNGELESLVHTAFALPRIRPLRVSLGAHTPRLTLGGVVVQREQWRLGAEEREALLACRDDRARLRAAVGVWEARGMPDCVFAKFKDERKPVLVDVRSPPLLRVFLNLLEQKEEVILSEMRPAPDQLWLRGPQGRHTVELRCTLLWGAQPPSDVEGGA, encoded by the coding sequence ATGAAGGGTTGGAGCCTCTTCCCCCACCTCGTGGTGCGCACCACGGGCTTCCCCTTCGATTGGCTGGAGCGCCTGGGGTGCCCGGAGTCCGCCGCGGGGGCTCGACGCCTGGCCGCTGCGCAGCGGGCGCTGGAGGCCCTGCGCGCCGAAGGCCCGCGCGTGAAGCGCCCACCGCGCGCGGTGCTCGCGGCGCTGAAGGCCGGGCGGCCCGTGGACACCGAGGGGCTGGAGTCGCCGGAAGTCTTCGCCGCGTGGAACGCGCGTGCCCTGGCGGCACGGGAGGCGGAGGACGCCTTCACCGAGGCGCTGGAGCGTGAGAGCGCGAGCGTGGAAGCGGCGATGGCCGCGCTGCGCCGCGAGCCGCGCTTCCTGGAGGCGGTGGCCAGCTCCAGTCCGCCCGTGGCGGGGGACCTGCTGAATGGCCGCGACGGTGCGCGGCTGCGGCGACAGGTGGCCAGCTACCTGCAGCGGCTGTGCGCGAAGAACGAGACGATGGGCTTCTTCGGCCCCATCAACTACGGCGGGGCGGACGCGGCGGCCCCCACGGGGGTGACGCTGCGCTGGTCCGGGCCGGAGGTCCTGGTGGGCCGCAACACCTTCGCGGCCTCGTGGCTGGTGCAGGGGCTGGTGCGGGCCATTGCCTTCGACCCGGAGGTCTCCGCGTGGCTGGTGCTGCGCCGCAAGGCCTTCGCGGAGGTGCCCGCGCGCAAGACGGTGCCCACGCCGGAGAGCGTGGAGGAACTGCTGCCCCGGCTGGTGGAGCTGGCGGACGGGACGCGCACGCTGGCGGGCCTGGCCTCGTCGCTGGGCGTGGCGCCGGGGCTGGCGCGCGAGGCGGCGCGGCTCGGCTGTGACAAGGGACTGCTCACGCACCAGCTCGAGGTCCCCGCCGCCGTGCACCACCCGGTGGACGACCTGGCCGAGCGTGTGGCGGGCCTGCCCTGTCCCGCGGCCCGGCGCCATGTGGCGTCGCTGAGCGAGCTGCTGGAGCTGATGGGCCGGTACGGCGCGGCGGACGCGGCGGGGAAGATGGCGCTGCAAGCGTCCTTCGCGGAGCGGGCCCGGGTGACCTGGGGCGTGGTGCCGCCGTCCGAGCGGGGCCCCGCGTCCGAGTCGCACAACTTCTACCAGGACCGGCTGCCGCTCCGGGAGGAGTGCGGCGGGGACCTGCGTGTGGAGGTCGGCGGCGAGCGTGCCCGCGAGCTGGCGACGCGGCTGGAGCCCGCGCTGGCGTGGATGGGTGAGGCGGCCCGGCGCACGCGCGAGGCGGCACGCGGCGCGGTGGCGGGGCTGGTGGGCGCGCGCACGGTGCCCTTCTGGAAGGTCGTGGCCGCGTACGCGGACCGGCCCGTGCCTTCGGACACGTCGATGGCGGACCTGCTCGCGGGAGCCATCTCCGACGCGTCCGTGCGGCACGTGGAGCTGGGAGGCGTGGCGGCGCCGTCGACGCCGGAGGATGCGCGGACGCTGCCGCTCGTCACGTCGGTGGATCTACTGGTCGGCGCACGAGACGTGGAGGCGTGGGGCCGGGGCGAGTACGAGCTGGTGATGGGCGACATCCACGACACCGCGCTGGTGTGGGGCTGGGCGCTCCAGTTCCACGAGGCCCGGGGGAAGGTGGAGAGCGGCATGGTGCGGGCACTGGGCGCACTGCGCCGGCCGATGCCGCTGCTGACGGTGCTGGCGTCGCGACGCACGGGGCTCTTGCCCTCGGAGTTTCCGGGCCCGGTGGTGGAATTGGGCGGCGTGAGCGCGCGGGCCTCGGCGTGGCGGATGCCGCTGGATGACCTGTTTGTGGAGAGCGACGGGAAGAGCGCGCGACTGGTGTCGAAGCGGCTGGGCTCAGAGGTCTGCCTCTACAACGGCGAGCTGGAGAGCCTGGTGCACACCGCCTTCGCCCTGCCGCGCATCCGCCCGCTGCGGGTGTCGCTGGGGGCGCATACGCCCCGGCTGACGCTCGGCGGGGTGGTGGTGCAGCGCGAGCAGTGGCGGCTGGGCGCGGAGGAGCGGGAGGCCCTGCTCGCGTGCAGGGACGACCGCGCGAGGCTGCGGGCGGCGGTGGGCGTATGGGAAGCGCGGGGGATGCCGGACTGCGTCTTCGCGAAGTTCAAGGACGAGCGGAAGCCCGTCCTGGTGGACGTGCGCAGCCCGCCGCTGCTGCGCGTCTTCCTCAACCTGCTGGAGCAGAAGGAAGAGGTCATCCTGTCGGAGATGCGGCCCGCGCCAGACCAGCTCTGGCTGCGAGGCCCCCAAGGCCGCCACACCGTGGAGCTGCGCTGCACGCTGCTGTGGGGCGCGCAGCCGCCGTCCGACGTGGAGGGAGGCGCTTGA
- a CDS encoding TonB-dependent receptor domain-containing protein: MHTTVYGGPRQGAVKSLSRRSGLRALWLSVMLCALAAAGLGSTEAQAQAAAAETAPRVKKKKRTTPKSATTPRATRTKAKSRKATKPVTPPADEEIPVLGSGGPATDDPMAEPVAAEPVAAEPPTPLSPTPHVTAPLPVASPGSPASGTSDAPLGATAAPASDTQPAPSPVAAPAPSPARPTDNVPISAPFAEPTMDRPLPPPSGLAGLPGGDPLAGGDPLEESVNRVLSEAVVTTASKRKQRIADVPLTVSWIPAEELEGTGQFSLCEAIQYFPGMECRRGSMRKAAVSARGLGSNYLSNRLLLLKDGRPLTDPWTGQFYADETTPLVNLKQVEVIRGPGSSLYGSNAFSGVINIIERQPGDLIEKGKNVGAEARVLAGQDQTWRLHGTVAGRGGPVEALLGYYGYGSDGPQLFNDPSVGRVDTNEDSLVHQVSGKVRVGPLALDADYTDAEIGRPGGTHISTVGNCGRCHYTPNDKEQVQNLNASAQVDQQVTENLRLFGQAYGLFKRRDVLLENAFGGDPVRALGKRRRLGGEARALLSAGDLNVTFGGDVKLDTVNVPNVLPELTVDDTKQTILGGFVDAEYRLSNRLVFGAGARYDRYQIPERVWSQRTDQISPRASVVFHAVPELLTLRTNYGRAFRAPTLAELGINQQMYASTLIGNPNLAAETLDTFEASVDFWPFERRVRLTGTGFYNLAKNFINQELVFGSVSQFKNLGDARVAGFELEAAAQIPTINSSFDVAYQFLDAKSVPYGDGPETPLDYAPSHRIYARGRTNIGKVAFAELYALYVGQRFDPGFLVDEATGLATTRVQLPSYLTAGARVGFNVYDGISVSFLGSNLFNAQYEESHGFPAPPQSFFSEVKVRY; this comes from the coding sequence ATGCACACAACTGTGTACGGTGGGCCGCGGCAAGGCGCGGTGAAGTCTCTTTCCAGGCGCAGCGGTCTTCGCGCCCTGTGGCTGTCCGTCATGCTGTGCGCGCTGGCCGCCGCCGGCCTCGGGAGTACCGAGGCCCAGGCCCAGGCCGCCGCAGCCGAGACGGCGCCCCGGGTGAAGAAGAAGAAGCGCACGACTCCGAAGAGTGCCACGACGCCTCGCGCCACCCGGACGAAGGCCAAGTCCCGCAAGGCCACGAAGCCCGTCACCCCGCCCGCCGACGAAGAAATTCCGGTGCTGGGCAGCGGCGGGCCGGCCACGGATGATCCAATGGCCGAGCCCGTGGCGGCCGAGCCCGTGGCGGCCGAGCCGCCCACGCCCCTGAGCCCGACTCCGCATGTGACGGCGCCCCTGCCGGTCGCCTCGCCGGGCTCGCCGGCCTCGGGAACGTCGGACGCCCCCCTGGGCGCCACGGCGGCGCCCGCCAGCGACACGCAGCCCGCGCCGTCCCCGGTGGCGGCCCCGGCCCCGTCGCCTGCGCGGCCCACCGACAACGTGCCCATCAGCGCGCCCTTCGCCGAGCCCACCATGGACCGGCCGCTGCCGCCTCCGTCCGGGCTGGCCGGGCTGCCCGGGGGAGACCCGCTGGCCGGCGGTGACCCGCTCGAGGAGTCCGTCAACCGCGTGCTGAGCGAGGCCGTCGTGACGACGGCGTCCAAGCGCAAGCAGCGCATCGCGGACGTGCCCCTCACGGTGTCCTGGATTCCGGCCGAGGAGCTGGAGGGCACCGGCCAGTTCTCGCTGTGCGAGGCGATTCAGTACTTCCCCGGCATGGAGTGCCGCCGCGGTTCCATGCGCAAGGCGGCGGTGAGCGCGCGTGGCCTGGGCTCCAACTACCTGTCCAACCGCCTGCTGCTCCTCAAGGACGGACGGCCGTTGACGGACCCGTGGACGGGCCAGTTCTACGCGGACGAGACGACGCCGCTCGTGAATCTCAAGCAGGTGGAGGTCATCCGGGGCCCGGGCTCCTCGCTGTACGGCTCCAACGCCTTCAGCGGCGTCATCAACATCATCGAGCGCCAGCCCGGGGACCTCATCGAGAAGGGCAAGAACGTGGGCGCGGAGGCGCGCGTGCTGGCGGGCCAGGACCAGACCTGGCGCCTGCACGGCACGGTGGCCGGACGCGGAGGCCCGGTGGAGGCGCTGCTGGGCTACTACGGCTACGGCTCGGACGGGCCGCAGCTCTTCAACGACCCGAGCGTGGGCCGCGTGGACACCAACGAGGACTCGCTGGTGCACCAGGTGAGCGGCAAGGTGCGCGTGGGCCCCCTGGCGCTGGACGCGGACTACACGGACGCGGAGATTGGCCGCCCGGGCGGCACGCACATCTCCACCGTGGGCAACTGCGGCCGCTGCCACTACACGCCCAACGACAAGGAGCAGGTGCAGAACCTCAACGCCTCCGCCCAGGTGGACCAGCAGGTGACGGAGAACCTGCGCCTCTTCGGCCAGGCGTACGGCCTCTTCAAGCGTCGCGACGTGCTGCTGGAGAACGCCTTCGGCGGCGACCCGGTGCGCGCGCTGGGCAAGCGCCGCCGGCTGGGCGGTGAGGCGCGCGCGCTCCTGTCGGCCGGCGACCTGAACGTCACCTTCGGCGGCGACGTGAAGCTGGACACCGTCAACGTGCCCAACGTCCTGCCCGAGCTGACGGTTGACGACACGAAGCAGACCATCCTCGGCGGCTTCGTGGACGCGGAGTACCGCCTCTCCAACCGGCTGGTGTTCGGCGCGGGCGCCCGCTACGACCGCTACCAGATTCCCGAGCGCGTCTGGAGCCAGCGCACCGACCAGATTTCTCCGCGCGCCAGCGTGGTGTTCCACGCCGTGCCGGAATTGCTCACGCTGCGTACCAACTACGGCCGCGCCTTCCGCGCGCCCACGCTGGCGGAGCTGGGCATCAACCAGCAGATGTACGCGTCCACGCTGATCGGCAACCCGAACCTGGCCGCCGAGACGCTGGACACCTTCGAGGCCTCGGTGGACTTCTGGCCCTTCGAGCGGCGGGTGCGCCTGACGGGCACGGGCTTCTACAACCTGGCGAAGAACTTCATCAACCAGGAGCTGGTGTTCGGCTCCGTCTCCCAGTTCAAGAACCTGGGCGACGCGCGCGTGGCGGGCTTCGAGCTGGAGGCGGCCGCGCAGATTCCGACCATCAACTCGTCCTTCGACGTGGCCTACCAGTTCCTGGACGCCAAGTCGGTGCCGTACGGCGACGGTCCGGAGACGCCGCTGGACTACGCGCCCAGCCACCGCATCTACGCGCGCGGGCGCACCAACATCGGCAAGGTGGCCTTCGCGGAGCTGTACGCGCTCTACGTGGGTCAGCGCTTCGACCCGGGCTTCCTGGTGGACGAGGCGACGGGCCTGGCCACCACCCGCGTGCAGCTGCCCAGCTACCTCACCGCCGGCGCGCGCGTGGGCTTCAACGTCTACGACGGCATCTCCGTGTCCTTCCTCGGCTCCAACCTCTTCAATGCGCAGTACGAGGAGTCTCACGGCTTCCCGGCACCGCCCCAGTCCTTCTTCAGTGAAGTCAAGGTTCGCTACTAG
- a CDS encoding serine/threonine-protein kinase, with the protein MDSQGSNAIISRLRVGTITHVRVSGVIDETFPLTASSPELNGLLVVDLGRVERISSFGVRRWIEFAGKLPAGALGLYVVHAPPVMVDQLNMVEGFAGVARVLSVLAPYTCRTCNEDRLRVVNLQDEAKVLEEERAPEHNCPVCSNPLEFADLPGEFFDYARRQQFGTVDPVVMRYLRASMPSEQPDLAQHLKIVQDDITYITLASALKGDLNVRRLASGLEGRVAFDFSHVSKVEPEALSKLEQVLETAAQGAQVVLCRLPPPALAVLARSQRQPPARIASLWLPCECRNCGQVSHQRILAADYLAQLRAQQANVESTCPICGGSAKVPHMPQLQGLLARVQLTDRPLEDMEALEPRALSQYLFGSTNVDPQAKTGNSTDISNSLGSTKLNIIRRLGQGGMAEVFLAKQVGVKGFEKFVVMKKILPQFAENPEFVDMLFAEARANARLTHPNVVQTFDVGVSDGVAYILMEYVRGPDLKKLVNELRRKGLALPMEHALRIVAEVAAGLHYAHAYVDPAGVPHPVVHRDVSPHNVLISLDGAVKLSDFGIAKVAGEEHTQAGVLKGKISYISPEAASGRALDARNDVFALGVVLFEILTGQLPFKRDHDAATLNAIVREPAPVPSQLKPNIPQDVSDLILRALVKDPARRTPSAAAMREEIEAVMAHHRLNSSPAAVAQFFKDTLGDRLTEFAPSTTAGTGSHPRPMPTGTGSGNVNTGDMVAPTDGRAANRGSGSHPASSGSGSGSAPRPTGSGSGSGPRPVTPPPVAPPTRPTGSAPRVVPPPPPPPPVTPPQPPLPELPELEMEERTEVVPLAKGQPPPNMAAMAARPASPVRPSQPQPAMPLPQRPSASMQAVAPAAHGPHATGGTQTRQPAHPTGQHARPPAGAQGAPTAPARPAPHGAAPAPRPPPEAAAPEAPKGAPWKWMALGVGGLMVVGAVALVMMRGSGSGFINVEEGEHVYVGGLRLEQDATPLASQGPLLVSTAVGGKLRRFGTTLQHEGIDVRTLADAQPQPGTQGLLSVTGASQGCQVQVGGSMLPGMTPMVKSPIEAGRELEVLVSCPGGVSKLWVMAVPGQEIEVKAR; encoded by the coding sequence GTGGATAGCCAGGGTTCCAACGCCATCATCAGCCGGCTCCGCGTGGGTACGATTACCCACGTCCGGGTCTCCGGCGTCATCGACGAAACCTTTCCGCTGACGGCCAGCAGCCCCGAGCTCAACGGGTTGCTGGTGGTCGACCTGGGACGGGTGGAGCGCATCAGCTCCTTCGGCGTGCGCCGGTGGATTGAGTTCGCCGGCAAGCTGCCGGCCGGAGCGCTGGGGCTGTACGTCGTCCACGCGCCGCCCGTCATGGTGGACCAGCTCAACATGGTGGAGGGCTTCGCGGGCGTCGCGCGGGTGCTCTCCGTGCTGGCGCCCTATACCTGCCGCACCTGCAACGAGGACCGGCTGCGGGTCGTGAATCTGCAGGACGAGGCGAAGGTGCTCGAAGAAGAGCGCGCGCCCGAGCACAACTGCCCGGTGTGCTCCAACCCGCTGGAGTTCGCGGACCTGCCCGGCGAGTTCTTCGACTACGCCCGCCGCCAGCAGTTCGGCACCGTGGACCCGGTGGTGATGCGCTACCTGCGGGCGAGCATGCCCTCGGAGCAGCCGGACCTGGCGCAGCACCTGAAAATCGTCCAGGACGACATCACGTACATCACCCTGGCGAGCGCGCTGAAGGGCGACCTCAACGTGCGCCGGCTGGCGTCCGGCCTGGAGGGGCGCGTCGCCTTCGACTTCAGCCACGTCAGCAAGGTGGAGCCGGAGGCGCTGTCGAAGCTGGAGCAGGTGCTGGAGACGGCGGCCCAGGGCGCGCAGGTGGTGCTGTGCCGGCTGCCACCTCCGGCGCTGGCCGTGCTGGCGCGCTCGCAGCGGCAGCCTCCCGCGCGCATCGCCTCGCTGTGGCTGCCGTGCGAGTGCCGCAACTGCGGGCAGGTGAGCCACCAGCGCATCCTGGCCGCGGACTACCTGGCGCAGCTGCGGGCGCAGCAGGCCAACGTGGAGAGCACGTGCCCCATCTGCGGCGGCAGCGCCAAGGTGCCGCACATGCCGCAGCTGCAGGGGCTGCTGGCGCGCGTGCAGCTCACGGACCGGCCGCTGGAGGACATGGAGGCGCTGGAGCCGCGCGCCCTCAGTCAGTACCTCTTCGGCTCCACGAACGTGGACCCCCAGGCGAAGACGGGGAACTCCACCGACATCTCCAACTCGCTGGGCAGCACCAAGCTGAACATCATCCGGCGGCTGGGGCAGGGCGGTATGGCCGAAGTCTTCCTCGCCAAGCAGGTGGGCGTGAAGGGCTTCGAGAAGTTCGTGGTGATGAAGAAGATTCTCCCGCAGTTCGCGGAGAACCCCGAGTTCGTCGACATGCTCTTCGCGGAGGCCCGCGCCAACGCGCGGCTGACGCATCCGAACGTGGTGCAGACGTTCGACGTGGGCGTGTCCGACGGCGTGGCGTACATCCTGATGGAGTACGTGCGCGGCCCGGACCTCAAGAAGCTGGTCAACGAGCTGCGGCGCAAGGGGCTGGCGCTCCCGATGGAGCACGCGCTGCGCATCGTGGCGGAGGTGGCCGCGGGCCTGCACTACGCGCACGCGTACGTGGACCCGGCGGGTGTACCGCACCCGGTGGTGCACCGGGACGTGAGCCCCCACAACGTCCTCATCTCGCTGGACGGCGCCGTCAAGCTGAGCGACTTCGGCATCGCCAAGGTGGCGGGTGAGGAGCACACGCAGGCGGGCGTGCTGAAGGGGAAGATTTCGTACATCTCCCCGGAGGCAGCGTCCGGACGCGCGCTGGACGCGCGCAACGACGTGTTCGCGCTGGGCGTGGTGCTCTTCGAAATCCTCACGGGCCAGCTCCCGTTCAAGAGAGACCACGACGCGGCCACGCTCAACGCCATCGTCCGCGAGCCCGCGCCGGTGCCGTCGCAGCTCAAGCCGAACATCCCGCAGGACGTCTCCGACCTCATCCTCCGCGCGCTGGTGAAGGACCCGGCGCGGCGCACGCCGTCGGCCGCGGCGATGCGCGAGGAAATCGAGGCGGTGATGGCGCACCACCGGCTCAACTCGTCGCCGGCGGCGGTGGCTCAGTTCTTCAAGGACACGCTGGGAGACCGGCTGACGGAGTTCGCGCCGTCGACCACCGCCGGCACCGGCAGCCACCCGCGGCCCATGCCTACCGGCACGGGTAGCGGCAACGTGAATACGGGGGACATGGTCGCCCCGACGGACGGGCGCGCGGCGAACCGGGGGAGCGGCTCCCACCCGGCGAGCAGCGGCAGCGGCAGCGGCAGTGCGCCCCGGCCCACGGGAAGCGGCAGCGGCAGCGGCCCCCGGCCCGTGACTCCGCCTCCTGTTGCCCCGCCCACGCGTCCCACGGGGAGCGCGCCGCGCGTGGTGCCGCCGCCGCCTCCTCCTCCTCCCGTGACGCCTCCGCAGCCCCCGCTGCCCGAGCTTCCCGAGCTGGAGATGGAAGAGCGCACCGAGGTCGTCCCCCTGGCGAAGGGCCAGCCGCCGCCGAACATGGCCGCGATGGCGGCTCGTCCCGCCTCGCCGGTGCGGCCGTCGCAGCCGCAGCCGGCCATGCCTCTTCCGCAGCGTCCCTCCGCGTCCATGCAGGCCGTGGCCCCCGCGGCCCATGGTCCGCACGCGACAGGTGGGACCCAGACGCGGCAGCCCGCGCATCCGACGGGACAACACGCCCGGCCTCCCGCTGGCGCGCAGGGGGCTCCGACGGCTCCGGCCCGGCCGGCGCCGCACGGTGCGGCTCCGGCTCCGCGTCCCCCTCCGGAAGCCGCTGCACCCGAGGCCCCGAAGGGCGCACCCTGGAAGTGGATGGCGCTGGGCGTGGGCGGACTGATGGTGGTGGGCGCGGTGGCGCTGGTGATGATGCGGGGCTCGGGCTCCGGGTTCATCAACGTGGAGGAGGGCGAGCACGTCTACGTGGGCGGCCTTCGCCTGGAGCAGGACGCGACCCCGCTCGCGTCGCAGGGCCCGTTGCTCGTCTCCACCGCAGTGGGCGGGAAGCTGCGCCGCTTCGGGACGACGCTGCAGCACGAGGGCATCGACGTACGCACGCTGGCGGACGCCCAGCCCCAGCCCGGCACGCAGGGCCTGCTGAGCGTGACGGGTGCCTCCCAGGGCTGCCAGGTCCAGGTGGGCGGGTCGATGCTGCCGGGCATGACGCCGATGGTGAAGTCTCCGATTGAAGCGGGCCGCGAGCTGGAGGTGCTGGTGAGCTGCCCGGGCGGCGTGAGCAAGCTGTGGGTGATGGCCGTGCCGGGGCAGGAAATCGAAGTGAAGGCGCGGTAG